A segment of the Haemorhous mexicanus isolate bHaeMex1 chromosome 3, bHaeMex1.pri, whole genome shotgun sequence genome:
gagaaacaaacaaatgaaccaaaaaaagagaaccacacacatacacatgcCCTCCCACCCAAACAAGCAAGCTGGAATTATTTAAGGAGAAATAAAGTGTCAGCACCAAACTAAATTGTCCTCATTAtccaaagaatttaaaatatactttaatATTGCACTTGCATGAAAATTGTATGAGCACTCCATGCCAGGCAGTGTTTCAGCATGTTCCCCAAGcgcacacaaacaaaaaacatatGACAAAATGTTGTCTCCCAACTGATTAAAGTATTTCTTCCTGGCACAGAAAAGCACTTAGTTAACTGCAGTGTGTCTGCGCCAACTGCAGTATTCCACCCACCACCAAGCACAGAGTTCAAACCTGAGCACAAATATGCTTCAAAAACGTGCAGCTTCTGAAATACGAGAAAGAGTTGTCTGGGCAACTTGTTTTCAACCCTGAGCTACTTGGTGAGCTGAAAGAACTGATGAAGAGTTGGACGAGTCCAACTACACTGTGTCTCAAACACATTTGGAAAAAGTGGAATGTATTTCTTTCCAAAACATCACAAGAGCAAGGAAGCCACACCAGCCCAATGCACACAGAGaatcagggaaagaaaagcctaCATATAAGGTTTAATGCGTCTGTGTTTCTTTTGTGGTATTCACTTTGCATGGCAAATCCTTCTGTTTCAGACACCATAATCACCCAAAGGAAGTGAGTTTGACATGACCAAACTGTGGGGACACACAAGTAGTACAGTCTAATACACCATGTAAGATGAACAGCCTCCAGGTCTTTAACAATTTCAAGGAGCTAACTATTATTGGCCAAATTCCAAATGTCACAACCCACCAGAATCTAGCAGTTTGTTCCATGCCTGGTATAAAACCCAAGATAAAATCTAGTGTTTcataatctttttttaaacacagctaAACCAAGTTATTTGCATAAAAGGCTCCATGTCTTATGATAAGAGCTTTCAGTGTTTTGTACTTTGATAGtcaaaagaaagggaaaataggCTACTTGTTCCTTTCCATGAGTCTCAAAACATCACAGCCATTTGGGTCAGAGATTTATGAAGAGCAAGCTCATTAACAGAATCATTACATTGAGAAGGTACCTTGtaagcatttttttctcacagatGAACCCTACCTGTTTACTTTTAGTGGCCTTTCCAGCAGGACTCTTGGCTCCTTTAGCCCCCTCCATGTTTCTTAGAACATCAATGAAATCTCTCTTTGAAACAGAAGACATCAATTTAGCACGCTTCCTCTCAGAGCTCCCTGCTTTCTTCACctcctcttccatttttttctggtgcGTCCTGACAGCGTTGAATAATTGTACAacacctctgggacagggaaAAAGACAACAAAGCAAATCTTTTAACTCAAATTCCTTTTACAGAGATGAACCCCCTACTAAAGCCAATCAGTGCAGATGCCGGATGGCTTCTAACTCCCCAAAATGGTTGCCTGGAACCTCAATTTGGTTAAGAAGTAACATTTACTACAAGATAAAAGACTTTCAATTTTTACTCCTCCTTCATACTTATTGCTAGGAACCAGTAACAAGCAAATCTACTATTCAGACTCTGAAGTAAGCCTGGCAACATGGCACTGAGATCAGTTTCATCCTTGAGCATGTTTCATCTTTGGGAGCATGTTATTTGTCCTAAAATCAGTTATTAAATTACTCAGGCAAGTTTCTTAATGGCAGTTGAAGCTGGGGGGATAGGGCAGAGGAATGAGTAAGGACATACAGGCAGCACATCAAAATGTTCAACTAGTTCTATGACACCAAACTACCACAATGTGAACAGGCAGCTGAACTTCACAACTGCGGATCTGGTGAATCCTCTGTGGAGAAGCAAAAAACCAGAACAGTAGAAACAACTGTTCTGCATTTTTAAGGCATTAAATTAACAAAATGAGGGGATCCAACAAAGCACTTCTGCTAAGCAAACATTAGATTCCCATCTAAATTTTTACTCTTTCATAAAGCTTCTGAAATCTTTTGTTGAACTTGATACTGTACAATGCAGACCTGTCTATAAATCTCTCGGCTCCTGCTAGTCACTTCTTAAGAGTTCAATCTGATTGGAAACAGATTACCTGCACAggccttttcctcctctttttgaTATACATACATTTAAGGAAAGCATTCAGAAAAACTTTTACCTTGTGGCAATTCTCTGAaggtttctttccttctctcgGTCTTTGACAACATCTGGCTTCACTCGGCACATCATTTCCCATTCCCGCTTTTTATCGAGCTGCATTATAAATATTGTTATGTGAAACAACATGGACATTTGAGAATGCAGCATGACCTGATAGAGcatgcagcaggaggaaaaaaagtatctGCAAAGTTCAGTCCAGTTGAAAGTAAAAGGAACTCCAATATAGGGCTGGACAAGTCTCTTGCATTGACACAAAAGGGGCCACACTCAGATCTCAGAGAATCATCTGCTTCCAGTAACAAAAGCCTAGGAAAAAGATGCTTTCACACCGACTGCCTTGAGCAAGGAAATTATTCAAGGACAGCCTTCAAATCCCAGACTTCACAAGCTGATCACAGAGAAATTTATACATAGTAAAATCCTGGGTCTGTCAAGACTGGCATGTCACGTTTTGAGCCTTGAGAATTTGTCTTCCCCCTACAGAACTGGTCCCAGTATGGCTTTGTGACCAAAGTGACACTCAGCAAAGAGTGCAACGGGTAGAACTCTAACACAGGAAGAGTACCAAGTGTCCACCAGACAACAAGTCATGTGTACAGTATTGgtttttgtctatttttttgGAGGCTCTCAATTTCAAAACGAAATTGATCCCCTTTTCCTACCAGCAGACACAAAACTATCAGCTGTGTTTCTGCTGCAATAGGAGACCACTGTATTTCATGACCTCTGCTTTAGGAGTaagtttttcttcccctctgaaCAATTTAACAGTGTTTTAGGCCTGGTGATGTTCCATTAAATCTGTTTTATGCAAGAAGTCTCTAATGGAATTTCAGAGTCCTTATCTTTATAATTACAGGCAGACTACTATGAATTTCTGAGTTTATGACCATGTTTTGGCCTTTGATCAAAAGAACTGCCTATCCTACCTTTCATCAGCAAGAAATCAACAAAAGGCAAATTGCTTTCAAGTTTTTCTAAAGCAAACAAGTCACTTTGGGGACCTGTGGCCCATCTCTGTTCTGCAGTATTCTCACGTATTTACCGGATGAGAGCAGGTATTTAGGACAACCATAACTGTGCAGATGCTGACTTTAAAAGGCAAGCCATGGCCCAACTGGAGCATGTCCCAAACTGTCAGGTGAATAACCTGGTTATCCCACAGAAACAGAACTGGTAGGATGAGACATTAGAACTATTAATGTATTTCTAGCCTGAAGGTAAATCAATCAGAGCCTGGAATTAAAAGTTCCACTGAAGGCACAAACAAATTACTTACTTGCCAACATGGTTTGGTTTCTTCATACCAGTTTCAGAACCAGAAGCAATTTAGGGCATAGACATGGTAACAGAAAACTCCAATCAGGAATTTTCTATGGAGAAGACTATTTTCTATTCATGACTAAGGGGAGCAAACAACAATGCACAACCAAATCAATGATTACTACAGTCTCAGCCTAGAGGCCTTGATTTTGGAAGTCACAGCACAATTTAAATGGaagcagttttcttctctttcacccTCTCACTTTCTATGGTAGACAACTACTTCAATTTGTAATGCCAACAAAGtgaatttcaccccaaattaACAACACCAATTAGAAAATCAAGCTTAAAGTAGCTGCTTTCagcccctcaaaaaaaaaacaacaccttAAGCTGACAGACTGGAACACTCCTGCTGCCAATGTTCAGCCTGCCTGATGACCCAGAAGAAGCAGTAAGAGAAAAAACCTTACACAGCATGACTGGAgagtaaaatacaaaaattaagcTACTCAAGATCACTGTGAAGGAGAGACTCCAAAACCGAGACAGCCTCAGCAGAGATTTGGGACAGTGCTCTGAGACTATCTTGCACGTAGCCCATCTGACAGTCACTGCACATGGAATACTGCATCTTTTTCTTACCCTCATCTTCTTCTCTTGcctctcttgtttttttttctctctttccttctccaggcttTTATTCTTGGCCAAGATGGTGGACTTATTCTGTGGAATCTTTTTGTTGAGCACTTTTGCCATGGCATCTGCCCATCCTGAACTTGGGCCATCTTTGGAGCTTGTTGCCTCTTCAGCCACATTGCCACGGGCTGCTgcttcatcttcatcatcacCATCCAGGGCTTCACCTCCTGAAGAGTAGCTGTCTTCTGGAAGTTCTGAGCTTAACTCAGAACctagggattaaaaaaaaaaaaaaaaaaaaaa
Coding sequences within it:
- the RRP15 gene encoding RRP15-like protein produces the protein MAAAVAGPRGRGAAEADTDTDSGSELSSELPEDSYSSGGEALDGDDEDEAAARGNVAEEATSSKDGPSSGWADAMAKVLNKKIPQNKSTILAKNKSLEKEREKKKQERQEKKMRLDKKREWEMMCRVKPDVVKDREKERNLQRIATRGVVQLFNAVRTHQKKMEEEVKKAGSSERKRAKLMSSVSKRDFIDVLRNMEGAKGAKSPAGKATKSKQGEVKSEEGPEWNILRDDFMMGASMKDWDKESDGEGNSEEGGGLKQEDDSD